The Episyrphus balteatus chromosome 3, idEpiBalt1.1, whole genome shotgun sequence genome segment AAGCTTCAAGTGAAATTCCCAAATGGTGGGGATGAACAGATGATTGCCACAACACCTGGTGGTAGTAAAAATGGTGGTGGTAATGGTTGCAATACTTCGGCTGCTGCTCCTGCTTACAGCAgttttttattatcatcaaCTTCATCATCATCGCCGGCACCCAAATCAAATTCAGCAACAAATACCGCACCAACAACAGCATTAGTTTCATCTTCTGCgtcacaaatttttcaattaaatagcTCAAACCAAATGCAACTTCAGCAACAACAGCAAtatcagcagcaacaacaacatctacaacaacaacaacaacagaataATCATCTACCACCAAAATTGAGCTTGGCTGGTCCAATCACTGATTTATAGTTCTAGCAACCACAGAGTAATGAGAACAATTTAAATGACACTACTACTGTAGGCAGGCAGCAGTTGTTGTTGTTACACAAAatacttttgtttatttattttttattattattaattgtttTTCTTAGTTTAACTGTAATTGTAGTTGTAATTCTAATATTTGTTATTCCTTATGCAACAGCTGTCTCAAATGGCTTAgatattttcaagttttattatttattgctAATTTCAAAATGGAATGAGTTTATTAGATGGGAGGAAGAAGAGTTTAAGAATTATTGAATGAAACGCGAATTTTACTGTAAATCTCAGGTTAActtaacttttttgaattatgtattttattacaTTAGCTTAGTTTCATCTTCtgccttttaaaaatgttatcaacggtttttaagaaatttcaatATTCTCTTAGCATTGGTCATTTTGCTTGTGATCATTCAGGTTGTGTAGTAATTACATTTCTTCTCCTCAGGCGTGAGATTTCTAGTATGTCTATAATGCTTTATTCTGTAGCAGTTTCAATCTTCAATCTCAAATGTTTCAtgtatgtaaaaattaaaaagaattagtGTTTTTGCAAGTATTTTTGGATATTTAGGTAAAACAATTCATTCAAATCTCTATTTGGAGCAAATGTGAGTTAGCTTGTTAAATTTTGCGTATTTATAGCTCACTTTTGCctccaaaacatttttaagcCAGCACACAGTTGAAAATAATCAGAGTTTTGGATTGGATCGAATTGTCccatgaaaaactttaaataaaaaattgatcataaaccgttttttttttttatgaaaaataaaaattctcaatATATTCAAACTATTGTGGGTCATATTGACCCCTCGCCGAGTTAGATATACCATATCCAAAAATACTGATCACTTACAAACAATTGATCTGTACTATTGGTCtaagattattttatttaagagttACATTGTGCTCCACCTTCTTTTGTGACACAATGACTTTTTTGCACACAAGTTTATAGAAAATACTTTCATAACTTGTTTTCTAGTTGGTAGTTCTAGTTCTAACTTTAAAACAAACCTCATTTCAAGaaggtttttgaattttgttcacCGTGTTCCTTGGGTTTAAGAAAAAAGTGAATCAATGAGGCATTCTAACAGATTTCAAagtaataaactaaaaataaattgtttaaattagaaacaaaaatgaagGAACGTATCATGTTTCATCATTTTTCGGTTTGGCTTTCGACTGCCGTCGGATTAATTTCATTCGGTTTGAACTCGGGCCGGTTTAAATTCCAATTTCTTAACAGGATGAACTTTTTCTTTTGacgttgatttaatttttataccttcttgaagaaaaattaaaccattttcAATGGCTAATTGATATTTTGAATATCaataaagttcttttttaaGATCCAGATTTATGCATGTCACGTTCCGGATAGATTTacacattaaatttaaacttaactTTGCAAATCTTTGGAATAAAGGAATCTACTTGATGAaaatttaaagtcaaaatgTTAAGAATTATATTGGCATACCAATAAATGGTATTATTAAAGCCATTGGCTTCTAAGTAGGCTTATTCAAGTTATCTCTAAAGCCAAATTTTAGCTTAAGCTCgattcataaaaattttgattctcAATCAATTCCTCTTATCTTTAAACTCTTAtccaattaataaaataaaatcaaacaaaaaaaaaatataaaaccggTTGAGTCCAGTTTAATCCAAACAGATTGTAATGTAAAAATTTGTTAACTAACAATTACAACTGTTTTGAGTCTCGAGGTAGGTACAACTGAAAGACACTGATGTCTTACAATCTTGTACTTGGAGTTATTGtagacaaaaaagaaaatagtgctagaaaaatataaatcctAGCGTACATGGTAGCTTTAACCTTTCCATGTTTTTGGATTAAACTGAGAATCACCCTGTAACAagcttaactttatttttttttattttactagtTTATTAGTAGCTTTTATATTTCTCACacacctttttttattagcCTTAAAGTTGTcagaaaaattggtttttttaacAGCTTTATTTTGCTAGAAACTAATATTACTCACCAGGAAAAAGATTATACAAAAgacaaatataaaattgatgttGAACAGATTCTGGTGGTAATATCTTTAAGCGGAATAGGGCTgggttttgtatttaaaatatacAATTATTATAAAGTGCGCTTTCttttaaaaccaatttattattatttttttaaactaacaaaaacACAATGCAACATTTCTCGAATTAATAACTTGTGgcttgttaaaacaaaaaaaatattattattttactttgtATTCCATTTCACACATATTGCATTCGTTTGtcgttatttttctttttttgtaacgTTTTGTTTAGTCACTTTGTTACTAATAACTTGTgttattttatgatatttaaaaataaaagtacctaaaatagaaaatacaaaatttgatgaaatacaaaaaaaaaaacaaatcaaaataattaaattaaaaaaaaaatacataattcgaATGAAATCGTTATGAGAtagaataaacaaataaaaaaattaaataaacattttttaagtagtttaagtGCCATTTACATAAGCAATAGTGaaatagtatttaaaatttattattttattattattttttttttcgatttcaaatatCTAATGTTTATCTCTTGTTgaagttaaaatttattatcttttcattattttattagattttaataataaaaaaaagttgtttttaattctaaaatAAGCGTTCCATAACTTCTTCACTCTttgtaaatgttttatttttttaaattttttttttttcattttattctttatgtttatataatctctgtgaaagttttaaaattgttaaatttactacaatagataaaaatgattttaattaaaaaaaattcatacgtttaaaataaaatgagtttCGTTTTTATTGAGGCATTTTagagctttaaataaaaaaatgataattttagaCAACTGGGCCGAATAGATATACCTACGCAAACTCTATGGGTTTAAAATTGCCGCTGTCgctatcttgtttttttttttaagttaagatttttgttaacaaaacaatttgttttcaatattacttttttaatttctgaaattaatcaaaaagttaattaaattacTCAAGTCAACAACATACATAATACTTTCAAAGATGTTCAACTGGCCTCcttttttgatatatttaaaatatgttgaaataaaatacCTCACTTTGAAGCATAAcctgaaaaacagaatttttctgactttgaattcgagttcagcacctcctaaaccttcaaaaaagtatattttggttcatgtggcaaaaaaagtttaactttgTTGAACAGTGTTATATCAGGAGCAAAATATATGGGAcagtttttttatcattttctctACTGAATTCTTCTAACAATTGGCcaccaatttttgaaatataaatttatattttatcacGAAAAAGAATACGGTTTTTTTCAATTAccgtatttgaaaataaaatcggCCGAGTTTCGAAGTAATTTGCTTTAGTATAGGTACTCCACTACACCGTTCTTGTTCGTTCTATTGAACTATTAAGCTTTAGGCTGCAGATAGAAAACAAGGTCTCATATTTTGTAAGATAATTTTTGTTGGCTGGAAATATAGTGATTTcatgtttgttgtttttgaaagcgcctttttttattatttatttagtcGCTTTGATTGGTCAGATGTCATAAAAAGTTAGGTGGCATTTGGTTCTGATCGAACTGAACCTTAGTGCAGGTGGCTTGCACTGAAAAAATGAGAACCgagcaaaagaaaaattaacacattcgccacagtgaccgttaagttaaaaaattgcaatgtaACCAGAACTGAaacatgaaatttaaaaaaaagggcaTATTCGGACTGATTAGAAAGAACTTAATGCCTAGTCAGAAGAAAAACgatatatcttaaaaaaaaaaattgtaatttttccttttttgacaaaattaaattcatctACAAACCCAACCCCCAAGTTCATACAGAATTCCCAGAATTTCATACTCTTGATCAGTGGTCGCCTGCGTGTAAGAAGATGATCTCCTTTGGTTTTGTAAACTTTCGTCGTCTCCATTTCGATTAGAAATCAGAAGCCGAATTACGACACAAGATTGCGATAATACGTTAACGTATCCTCGCTAtatgtctcttttttttttatactgatTTAATAGAGACGGCAATAGTCATATACCGTAATTCGACCCCCGAACTTGGATTgaatgcaaacaaaaacatgtataaaaaacggctatgttttaaataaatgagaCTTTTATTCAATGAAAACAGTATGGCTGTTATTAGATATATGATATTTTACacgaaatcaaaagaaaaacctttaaatttcatttcacagaaagaaaaaaaaaaataggaagaaaacaattttttcaattttttgattaCAAAACTACTTTTTCTGGTTTAACTTTTTTAGGCTTAACAAGAAAAGCTGCCGGGCagattgttttatttaaacattcaCCACATTTTGGTTTAAGTGGGGTGCAAACAGTTTGTCCAAATCCAACCAATAAATGATTAACTTCTTTCCAGTGAGCCGATGGCAACCAAGATTCTAATTCTTTTCGAGTTTGTTCGGGTTGTTTGGTTTCCTGACGCACCCAACCTAAACGATTTGAGATTCGATGGACATGCACATCAACaccttgaaaaaataaaatacaattaaatagTAATAAGTACCTATTTATTCTGCAGAATTTGTGTTACCTATTCCAGTGACTATATCCCAAGCGGCATTCATGCAAATATGTGCCATCTTTGGTCCAACTCCTGGTAATTTCATTAAACCTTTAATATCATTGGGTATATCCGAATTATATTCCTCGACGAGAACCTTGGATGTATTTTTAAGGTACTTTGCTTTATTCTGCAatagaataataaatttaaaaaacataaggAACGGGTGAAATACACACTTTTAGAAAGCTTAGAAGACAGATTCTTAGGAATTATTGCACATCCTGTTGAGGATAATATGTAAAGAAAGTAACCTAGACATGAAGAACAAagtagaaacattttttttatttgagggCTTAAAGACTTATTTGGTATGTCAacaggtaacagaataggctaatatgaattttttttacatcgaAATGATGGCGTTGCTCTGGATGATCCTAAACTCTTTTTTTCTACGGATGACCAGCTGCAGGTCGCAATTTTGTATCtgcaacaaaaaccaaaattcccCTTAAAGTAGGACTTTTTTGATTTTCCTCTTTGCATATTTATGCGATAATTTGAAACTTTTCGTCAATAAGAATTAAGGCGCTCTATCGAGCAACGGAAGTGTCCTTGTATTATCATTATAATCTATTGTGCGGATGCATATGATTTGACAAAGTTTTTTACAATCTTCTTCGGGTGATTATTATACCTGTCGACATTAATAGAAAATTTAGTAGAAGATATAGGAACGAAATGTACGGGTTTGTTCATTGTACAATGACAATGATCCGGCGAAACTACAAAAAGTGTATTGACTGAGATGGATAGGCCATGAGGAAGGCATGGACAACTATGTCCGATTAATTTAAGACTCCACACCAGAGAAACCATATGCAGCAGAGAAAGACCGCGCCTCAACGGATGAGTCCCACAAACAACTTGGCGTGAGTAAGTGAAGCTAAGTAAAAGAGATACCTGGAGAAGCATGTTGGTAGCGGTGGCGCTTAAAGTTCAAGTTCTGGTTTTGTCtacattaaatacaattttttcttccCTAGAAATAGATTCCAGAAAGATTCACGATCACAAAATAGATATCGAATTGTAATGTAGCCATTGCTAGTCAAGCAGCTATCAAAGCTATTTATGGCTGTAGAATGAATATCATTTTAGTTTGGGTACCAGGCAATGTGCCGATGAACTAGCCAGGCAAGGTTCAACCTATTCTATCTATAATGAATCATACAGGGAGGGGGAAGGAGTGGATAAAGGGTTTAGAAAAAGTGAGAAGTGGTAAGGCGAGAGAGAGGGGAGAAGAGTAGAGAGAAGGACAACTTGTAAACCTTAGGGAAATCAATAAATCTAATACAACACAATAAAGGAGGATATGCCCTACTTTAACTTTAATTAAGTAGTAAAACCAAAAATGAGACACATTCGCAGGTTTATTTTCGAGCAAAATGCTCGCTATGTTCCCTATTGACGTACTCGGCTTTGCGTTACTGAATGGGAGTTGGAACCAAAAAACACTGGACATCAGCGTAACAGATTGTTAGGCAGATGACTATTGTACTGGACAAGGACCAATATCTACATACGGAAAGGAACCATAGgttcaaaaccaacaatttttcaGGACCAAAACAATCAGTGTCCttagtttttgttttccttGGTCATAGCCCCACTTAACCATTCTGCAAACTTTTTAAGAGTTAAGGTATTAAAACGGGGCAAATCAGCTCTAATTGGGCTCTAAGTCCGCCATTTCTAACTACCATCTTTCAAAaatgtaacataaaatttgggtaaataaattttactaaCTTTGTAAAAAGACACTGGATAAAGTAGTGTCTCCAACTTCTGCGGTTCCATATCGGCAATTATTTGTGGCGTACAATTATTATCGGCTGTTAAACGTTTCATAGCCTCATGAGTGACTTCATCTTTGGTCTGACTTGACAACATCAGTGCCAATAGAACATGGAACCTCTTTgtctataagaaaataaataaatcattaaaattataaagaatCCCCAACAATTTACTTTCTCATCCGCATTCTCATCGGCACATCTATCACACCCCATAGTGTCAACTGGAGCTGGTACATTCGCTCGCATAACTCGTATGTTATCAAGAATTTGTGACCAATTATTTGGTTCCCATCTTTCTAGTTTGTGTTCTGGGGACTTTGAAGAGTCTTTAGATTTTCGTTTAACTACTTTTATGGGTGAAGATGGGGACTCTTCATTCTTAATAGCCACTGTTTGGTTTGAGGATTCAGGGGTTTCGTTAGCAGACTTGCTTTTAACAGACTTTGCTGTTTCTTTAGGAACTCTTTTGGTTTTAACAGTTTTCTTAAGTTTGGTGGCAATAGGTTCAACTATTGTCACAGGTTCTGGCTTAACAAAAACTTCCAAAGGACCATCGTCGACTTCGGGAAGTTTCTTTAAACCTTCAAGAATAGCTtgcatttctttttgtttcttaGTCTCTCTTACAGACTGTTTTTTAGGTTTTGGTtcttgtttaacattttttacaaGAACTTGAGGGGGAATCACTTGACTAGCAAGCGACGAAGTTGGTTTAATATCTGCATTTAATCTTTGATTTCTTGTTTTCATTGGCGAGAAATACGGTGATGTGATTggttcttttttaattaaatcttcAATGTCCTAAAAGACAGATTAATGTgtgattcaattttgtattacataaaattcataaaatctaATTTCGTACATTGATTGGTTCAACTTTGATCTTATCTTCTTGCTGGATAAGTTTCTCGGGTAAATTGACAGGCTTTCGTCGAGGTGCCATTTTCATAAATATATTTCcaattcttttaaataaattcattaatatttgaaaatcaaattctGATTTATAAaatgcaagtaaaaataaaaaaattgataaaaaataaacagtaaagtgcaagaagaaaacaaaaaaaaaatgtaatcaaatATCGTCTCTACGCATAAACGTCAAAATCATGCGTTTTATTTATGAATGATATTTTTGTAGTTCACTGTGGGTACTTGTGTAATGAAGATGTAGATGGCGGTCTAATACACAGCTAAGACAAGAACCATCTTTGTCCCAAAACGGAAACGGAATGAAATgactaccatattttttttaagttttatatgaAAACTCTATGGATCCGTTTCTTGTTAGATGAcattaaagttttcaaacattGATAAAGGAAAATAAAGATTTCTTTTATCTCAAAATAGTTCAATTCTAAATTATAAACGTGTAGgtaatgaattttgaaaagggAATAGGATAGAGTTGCctacagtacacataaaaaagtaatatcttccaaactgacattggtcgccaaattgtcaaaacaatttggcgaccaatgtcagctaccgtaattcttatattttgtatttacagacgaaaaacgcacaaaaaacgaaaaaccacgcacaccactcatttttgaacaaatattcaccattttccgcgaagaaacacgaagaaaatttgttattttttaatttattaatttttcaaatgacattttataaattaaaacaaaaacagatttcctgtttactgcgattgaaatataaaaattaaaggcagacctgacaaattttgacaacgttcggaagattTTAGGGTAAAGTTGCCTAATTCCGGCCGTCTCCAGTAGCCGGCCACCTTTcagaaaaatcgttataactagtgaatTCGTAGGATTtattcaaattaacatttttcagtgataaaagtcgtccaacaattaaaatatcaattttaatattttatcatatcattttgacattttttaatttcaggtgggatagtgaaaatttcactttgacagttaaaatatcaatgttgactagattttacgttttagttaattataatgaaacctatttctttccttttcatttttattatttttattattttaagaattttctttcttttttcaaaacattactgaaagggatataattgttttgttattttctcccaaactatgtgaagtaaaatcgtagatcttagtgccgatcaaattttctcagtaaatcatacattttacttcgaaaaaaacacaaagcgcctttagaattttttatttaatatttttcaattatttggaatgagaaattgatatgaaaaaatgataacaaaatatcaaaaaaaaatttccaaaatgtgacatttaaatatcatcctgataataaaaatgttgttttaacattttaaataaaacaaataacataaaacacattttatagagcatttttggctgatatttaaaaaatgttaatttgatatttaaaaatgttaaattgatattgttttttttcggtgtactgcAAAATTTGAAATTCCAGAGTAATCTTTTGTTATTAAGTTAATACTGGGATTGGAAATTAAGCccctttttaagaaaatgtgttATTATTAGGGTCCTAAAAATGTAACGtacatattatatatttttactgAGTAGAAAATCCAGAAatattccaatttcaaaatttatatctCTTGTATCAGCCATTTCAACAAGATGCAAGATTTTATGATAATCAGAAGTATGGTAATGTTTTGTAACAGTTCAGCGAAAATGGACGATTAACATGCCCTCTGAGtagaaaatcttaaataaaaatttggttATTTGTGTAATCtattgaatgaatgaatgtatATGTATGTGGGGGGAAGTTGCACCGCGACCTTTAAGGTCAATTGTGCCCCCAATTCAGCTGCAAGTTATTTCTTACAGGCCGGTGGCCGGTCTCCAGGTTGATAATAACTTTCAGGTACCTATTTAATTATTTGTAATATTTCTAGCGACGGGAGATCTTTAAGGAGGCTGCTACTTGGTTCCATTTTACTCCAACATGTCCGGGAACGGGAACCAATTAGAGTAATATTTTACTTGCCTTGCCAAGCTCGTTCAGCTTCCTCACAATTTCCCATACGAGTTTGGAGTTGATGGCATATGAGTCAATTGCTTTAAGTGCGGCTCTGGTTATCTGACATGATGGCTGAACGATCTAGCATTAGTTTATGCTAGATATATTTTGCAATTAAATGAAAATCGCACTACGAAAATTTAAGAATgtttaatacaatatttatttgataaaaatagtaTCTATAAGAAGTTATAGAACTTATCCAATAGGTTTCCAAAATTAAAGAGAATTCacaaatttataatttcaatgAGATAAGCGAGGTTtaggtttaaaaattaaagtacataagaaagctttacaaaaagtttacATTATTTAGGCAtaagaaaattcattttaaatgttGATAGACTTCAACTTTGCATCGTggtgaatttttcaatatttaatgcTGCTACTCTGAACAATGGcaatgttttggtttttatattttcttttgagaTTCTCATTCTGCTCATTTATCTCTATCGTTTATTTCCGCTTGAAATCTATTAGATCTACTTTATTtcctattttcaatattttgagataaacacactgaaccaaaaaggtacataaaattaatgaatttgtacattaaattaatgtaaaaattcatggcaaatgagccaatgtaaaaattcattaaatttaagaatctttttaagaacaaattcataagggaatgaatctttcttaaaaattaagaataagttcttatattttaagaattctgtccataaacgaattcgaaaagttttgaacgtgtttaagaaaagtttcttagattttaagaaaaattcatacaatttaagaattatttcttaaaacttttttttaatcttctatAATTGaagaacaaagtttaagaaaagtttcttacattttatgattatttcttaaattttatgatttttttcataaatttcgtaaaaaattaaatgaaatgttgcttaaattttatgaaaaaaatcttaaaaactatgaatttttcttaaagttttatgattgttttcataaaatgtatgtatactTTTCATtaaatgtatgcatttatttatatagatgcatataatatacattaccattccaagcatttaatttgttcctgaaaaaattgtattccaatcAAACCAACAGCcaaagaaaacaacccaaaatctaaaacaaacaaatgaaatagttcttaaaaatagaagaaatgaTTGAGTTTAAacgtaataaaaatgttttattggcCGCTGTCACTATacacttattttttaattcaatttttcttttaattgaatcatttatgattttaaatttttcaggagaagaaaaaaacgttctattttcttttgatatgcgtagaaaaatttataaaaaatatattctgtagaactcttgcctagctacaaaataccgattcgtttttaatttttggagcgatagctcaaaagataaaaaataaaaacgcttttggacttatcatactttgaaaataaacggatgtgaaattagtttttaaatggatatgcaattttacttttagccccagtctatcaaacaattgtatttgagaataaaatacaatgtccggactgcttatttaactttaaagtagctttaaactttaagattttcagccattaatctaatataccatttacacaaaaagaagctgttgtttattttcaaaagatgataagtccgggacttattctgtttttgatactaaaaaaatatttcgcgtagctgtaaaatcggatatagatggagtagatacttcatattttaaagacagacgcggttatccctggagtacaaattaagtcaaaaaaaagaattttgaaaaaaagtgaacttatcatgttttgcaaataaatgattcaattgatgcatcatctggaaagataaaaaaaagtttgtattagtaaaatgactatgtactatttggttcaaaaaatcgaaataggAGGTAGAATTATCttttaccttattgtaatcggcagcattaggctgcagctgaaagaaaaaacaatacaaaattgaataagttggggaaagatcacaatataaaaaaaattaggtagatACATCATTAtatagaataaaacaaaattaaaacaaaatttaaatatttaaaggaattaaataacatgcaacacttactaaattctatgtttttCAAACATGATGTGTTTGCTTTATTCTGCAATGACAACTTCGGGTGTACTGGATTCTGGATCTGTTGCAAACAGCCTTTAAGATGGTTTTTACGAAGCAGTATTTAGTGCCCTTTTGCCGGTTCTATTATATTTcgcttttttgcgaaaataacaTGCTCTCAAATTGAAGATTACTCATGTACC includes the following:
- the LOC129916339 gene encoding endonuclease III-like protein 1 yields the protein MNLFKRIGNIFMKMAPRRKPVNLPEKLIQQEDKIKVEPINDIEDLIKKEPITSPYFSPMKTRNQRLNADIKPTSSLASQVIPPQVLVKNVKQEPKPKKQSVRETKKQKEMQAILEGLKKLPEVDDGPLEVFVKPEPVTIVEPIATKLKKTVKTKRVPKETAKSVKSKSANETPESSNQTVAIKNEESPSSPIKVVKRKSKDSSKSPEHKLERWEPNNWSQILDNIRVMRANVPAPVDTMGCDRCADENADEKTKRFHVLLALMLSSQTKDEVTHEAMKRLTADNNCTPQIIADMEPQKLETLLYPVSFYKNKAKYLKNTSKVLVEEYNSDIPNDIKGLMKLPGVGPKMAHICMNAAWDIVTGIGVDVHVHRISNRLGWVRQETKQPEQTRKELESWLPSAHWKEVNHLLVGFGQTVCTPLKPKCGECLNKTICPAAFLVKPKKVKPEKVVL